In the Kaistella sp. 97-N-M2 genome, one interval contains:
- a CDS encoding nucleoid-associated protein: MLSKIIVHKVGNKINQENLFLSEGDLQLGEEMQELLTDYFLNAFKSEEQFQFYSDSYLSLNPVYSSAAEIFEDKDKFRFESENIAKHLFEISDNPRIQGGEVFVVYFEGGITEEGNQIDSIGIFKTENKNPFLKILPIDENYEIEKDYGISLSKLDKGCLIYNTDKESGFAVSVVDNNKNGDADYWFEDFLKVRQRDDEYFHTQETLSVFKDFVIKQLPQEFDVNKPDQADFLTKSITFFKEKETFDFDEFTNEVLQDKNVIESFSNFKTDYEQDMQVSISEEFPINQTAVKKNQRYFKSVIKLDKNFSIYVHGDRKMIEQGQDENGKYYRLYFEEEK; the protein is encoded by the coding sequence ATGCTCTCCAAAATCATCGTTCACAAAGTAGGAAACAAAATTAATCAGGAAAACCTCTTTCTTTCCGAAGGCGATCTTCAGCTCGGCGAAGAGATGCAGGAGCTTTTAACCGATTATTTCCTCAATGCCTTCAAATCCGAAGAACAGTTTCAGTTTTACAGCGACTCTTATCTGTCCCTAAATCCCGTTTATTCTTCGGCGGCCGAAATTTTCGAGGATAAAGATAAATTTCGCTTCGAATCGGAGAATATTGCAAAACACCTTTTTGAGATCAGCGATAACCCACGTATTCAGGGCGGGGAGGTTTTCGTTGTTTATTTTGAAGGTGGCATTACCGAAGAAGGCAATCAAATCGACTCCATCGGAATTTTTAAAACAGAAAATAAAAATCCTTTTCTCAAAATATTGCCCATCGACGAAAATTACGAGATCGAAAAAGATTACGGAATTTCCCTTTCGAAACTCGATAAAGGTTGTCTTATTTACAATACGGACAAAGAATCCGGTTTCGCCGTATCTGTGGTGGATAATAATAAAAATGGCGATGCCGACTATTGGTTTGAGGACTTTTTGAAAGTGAGACAGCGCGACGACGAATATTTTCATACGCAGGAAACACTTTCCGTCTTCAAAGATTTTGTTATCAAGCAGTTGCCGCAGGAATTCGATGTGAATAAACCCGACCAGGCAGATTTTCTCACCAAATCGATAACTTTTTTTAAGGAGAAAGAAACATTTGATTTTGATGAATTCACCAACGAAGTTCTGCAGGATAAAAATGTGATCGAAAGTTTTTCGAATTTCAAAACCGATTACGAGCAGGATATGCAGGTTTCGATTTCCGAAGAATTTCCCATTAACCAGACGGCAGTAAAGAAAAATCAGCGCTATTTTAAAAGCGTTATCAAACTCGATAAAAACTTCTCCATCTACGTTCATGGGGACCGAAAAATGATCGAGCAGGGACAGGATGAAAACGGAAAATATTACCGCCTCTATTTCGAGGAAGAGAAATAG
- a CDS encoding thioredoxin family protein yields the protein MKFTKILLFALAFGFIHHFSAQEKAETVIAKAQKKAKAENKNVMVFFHASWCSWCRLMDKKMNLPETKNLFENNYVFASLDVLERGEKEKLENPNGEKMMGEYGGKDAGLPFFVFLDGTGNVLDTSLNDKKENLGCPSTPEEITAFIAKLKKTSRLNDAQLKVIQGVFAAK from the coding sequence ATGAAATTCACAAAGATCTTGTTATTTGCACTGGCTTTCGGTTTTATACACCATTTTTCTGCGCAGGAAAAAGCAGAAACCGTTATCGCAAAGGCTCAAAAAAAGGCAAAAGCTGAAAATAAAAATGTGATGGTCTTCTTCCACGCGTCTTGGTGCAGTTGGTGCCGACTCATGGATAAAAAAATGAATCTGCCCGAAACCAAAAATCTCTTCGAAAATAATTATGTTTTCGCTTCGCTGGATGTGCTGGAACGCGGCGAGAAAGAAAAATTGGAAAATCCCAACGGTGAAAAAATGATGGGTGAGTATGGCGGCAAAGACGCCGGCTTGCCTTTCTTCGTCTTCCTCGATGGTACTGGAAACGTACTGGATACGTCGCTGAACGATAAGAAAGAAAATTTAGGCTGTCCTTCGACGCCCGAAGAAATTACCGCTTTTATCGCCAAATTAAAGAAAACTTCCAGGCTAAATGACGCGCAGTTAAAGGTGATTCAGGGCGTATTCGCCGCCAAATAG
- the dnaK gene encoding molecular chaperone DnaK: MSKIIGIDLGTTNSCVSVMEGKDPVVIPNSEGKRTTPSIVAFTEDGERKVGDPAKRQAVTNPTKTVYSIKRFIGTHFKDDATEIGRVAYKVVKGPNDTVKVKIDDREYTPQEISAMILQKMKKTAEDYLGQEVTRAVITVPAYFNDAQRQATKEAGEIAGLTVERIINEPTAAALAYGMDKAHKDQKIAVYDLGGGTFDVSILDLGDGVFEVLSTNGDTHLGGDDFDDVIINWMANEFKSEEGVDLKADPIALQRLKEAAEKAKIELSSAPQTEINLPYVTATASGPKHMVKTLTRAKFEQLSADLVRRSMEPCKKALSDAGLSISDIDEVILVGGSTRIPIIQEEVEKFFGKKPSKGVNPDEVVAIGAAIQGGVLTGDVKDVLLLDVTPLSLGIETMGSVFTKLIESNTTIPTKKSEVFSTASDNQPAVSIRVGQGERPMFNDNKEIGRFDLTDIPPSPRGVPQIEVTFDIDANGILSVSAKDKGTGKEQSIKIQASSGLSDDEIQRMKREAEENASSDAKKKEEVEVFNKADGLIFQTEKQLKEFGDKLSADKKAAVESAHAELKTAFEAKDMESVKAKTEALDAAWMAASEEMYAAGNQGQPGADQAQGNPGDNAGTEDVQDADFEEVK; encoded by the coding sequence ATGAGTAAAATAATTGGAATTGACTTAGGAACAACCAACTCGTGCGTTTCCGTTATGGAAGGTAAAGATCCGGTTGTAATCCCAAACTCGGAAGGTAAAAGAACCACTCCTTCCATCGTGGCTTTTACCGAAGATGGTGAAAGAAAAGTAGGTGATCCCGCGAAAAGACAGGCCGTAACCAACCCAACCAAAACGGTTTATTCGATCAAACGTTTCATTGGTACGCATTTTAAAGATGATGCTACGGAAATCGGAAGAGTTGCCTATAAAGTGGTGAAAGGACCGAATGATACGGTTAAAGTTAAAATTGACGACAGAGAATATACGCCACAGGAAATCTCCGCAATGATTCTTCAGAAAATGAAGAAAACGGCAGAAGATTATTTGGGTCAGGAAGTTACGAGAGCGGTAATTACCGTGCCGGCTTACTTTAATGATGCCCAAAGACAGGCGACAAAAGAAGCGGGTGAAATCGCCGGTTTAACTGTAGAAAGAATCATCAATGAGCCTACTGCAGCAGCCTTGGCTTATGGAATGGATAAAGCACATAAAGACCAGAAAATTGCAGTTTACGATTTAGGGGGCGGTACGTTCGACGTTTCCATCCTTGATTTAGGAGACGGCGTTTTCGAAGTATTGTCTACCAATGGTGATACGCATTTAGGTGGTGATGATTTCGATGATGTGATCATCAACTGGATGGCAAACGAATTCAAATCTGAAGAAGGCGTCGATCTGAAAGCAGATCCAATCGCTTTACAAAGGTTAAAAGAAGCTGCAGAGAAAGCAAAAATTGAATTGTCTTCAGCGCCACAAACCGAAATTAACCTGCCATATGTTACTGCGACTGCCAGCGGTCCGAAACACATGGTGAAAACTTTGACGCGAGCAAAATTCGAGCAGTTATCTGCGGATTTGGTAAGACGTTCCATGGAGCCGTGTAAAAAAGCCCTTTCCGATGCAGGACTTTCAATTTCCGATATCGATGAGGTAATCTTGGTTGGTGGTTCTACAAGAATCCCGATCATTCAGGAAGAAGTGGAAAAATTCTTCGGTAAAAAACCATCCAAAGGAGTGAATCCGGATGAGGTTGTTGCAATTGGTGCAGCCATTCAGGGTGGTGTTTTAACCGGTGATGTAAAAGACGTTCTTTTATTAGACGTTACGCCGCTTTCTTTAGGAATTGAAACAATGGGTTCTGTCTTCACGAAACTAATTGAGTCCAATACCACTATCCCAACTAAGAAATCAGAAGTTTTCTCCACCGCAAGCGACAACCAGCCTGCAGTTTCTATTAGAGTAGGACAGGGAGAAAGACCGATGTTTAACGATAACAAAGAAATTGGAAGATTCGATCTTACCGACATTCCACCTTCTCCACGAGGCGTTCCGCAAATTGAAGTAACCTTCGATATTGATGCGAATGGTATCTTAAGCGTTTCTGCAAAAGACAAAGGAACCGGAAAAGAACAGTCGATTAAGATTCAGGCAAGTTCCGGACTTTCTGATGACGAGATCCAAAGAATGAAACGCGAAGCTGAAGAAAATGCATCCTCTGATGCGAAGAAAAAAGAAGAGGTAGAAGTATTCAACAAAGCGGACGGTTTAATTTTCCAAACAGAAAAACAACTCAAAGAATTCGGCGACAAGTTATCTGCAGATAAAAAAGCTGCTGTTGAAAGCGCTCACGCAGAATTGAAAACTGCCTTCGAAGCCAAAGACATGGAAAGCGTAAAGGCCAAAACAGAAGCTCTAGATGCTGCCTGGATGGCCGCTTCCGAAGAAATGTACGCTGCAGGAAACCAAGGACAACCGGGTGCTGATCAGGCGCAAGGAAATCCAGGTGACAATGCCGGAACAGAAGATGTTCAGGATGCGGACTTTGAAGAAGTGAAATAA
- a CDS encoding c-type cytochrome: protein MNKYLAIFAFATLVSCGKDQGDPNRESNIMLEEPIVKVVDSAAAGKSEGLTLIEGADCLTCHKMDTKLVGPSYQEVADKYSEGDIEMLASKIIEGGKGNWGEIPMTPHAGMSKDNAKKMVEYILSLKQ from the coding sequence ATGAATAAGTACTTAGCAATCTTCGCATTTGCAACGCTCGTTTCATGTGGAAAAGATCAGGGAGATCCCAACAGGGAAAGCAATATCATGTTGGAGGAGCCGATCGTAAAAGTAGTCGATTCGGCCGCTGCCGGAAAAAGTGAAGGTTTAACCCTCATCGAAGGTGCAGACTGCTTAACCTGTCACAAAATGGATACAAAATTGGTGGGACCGTCTTATCAGGAGGTTGCCGATAAATATTCTGAAGGCGACATTGAGATGTTGGCGAGCAAAATTATTGAAGGCGGTAAAGGCAATTGGGGCGAAATCCCAATGACGCCACACGCCGGAATGAGCAAAGACAATGCAAAAAAGATGGTAGAATATATTCTCTCGCTAAAGCAGTAA
- the nosZ gene encoding Sec-dependent nitrous-oxide reductase, with protein sequence MKSLKLFGLATIVALSSLGGCKPKGTETAISGDAAEKVYVAPGKYDEFYNFVSGGFNGQVNVYGLPSGRLLKVLPVFSQNPENGYGYSEETKPMLETSHGFIPWDDQHHLSLSQTNGEVDGRWLFANANNTPRVARLDLKTFKTVEIIELPNSAGNHSSPFLTENTEYVVAGTRFAVPTDDQNGDVPIDTFKENFKGVISFIGINPESGDMDVSFQIEAPGINFDLSHAGKGKSADWFFFSCYNSEKANTLLEVNASQNDKDFIMAVNWKKAAELAKAGKGRKVATEYVHNKWDESTHSATSTMKKEVLVLSVEDMKDAMYFIPCPKSPHGCDVDPTGEYIVGSGKLAALIPVFSFDKIQKAIADKAFSGEYDGVKVIKYEAALYGEVQKPGLGPLHTEFDGQGNAITSMFVSSELVRWNIKDLKVIDRVPTYYSTGHLMIPGGDSKKPFGKYVVAYNKITKDRYLPTGPELAQSAQLFDISGDKMKLLLDFPTFGEPHYAQALPADMISKNQVKFFKIGENNHPYATKGEAESKVVREGNKVHVYMTSIRSHFAPDNIEGIKVGDEVYFHVTNLEQDWDVPHGFAIKGNENAELLIMPGETCTLKWVPKKAGMYPMYCTDFCSALHQEMQGYVRVSPTGSNTPLIYSLNNKKDNAQSPVKKAETK encoded by the coding sequence ATGAAAAGTCTTAAATTATTTGGACTGGCCACCATTGTTGCCTTAAGTTCGCTGGGCGGCTGTAAGCCAAAAGGCACCGAAACCGCGATCAGTGGGGATGCCGCAGAAAAAGTGTACGTTGCTCCGGGCAAATATGACGAGTTTTACAACTTTGTCAGCGGAGGTTTTAACGGACAGGTAAATGTGTACGGATTGCCGAGCGGAAGACTGCTGAAAGTCCTTCCTGTCTTCTCACAAAATCCCGAAAACGGCTATGGGTACAGCGAAGAAACAAAACCCATGTTGGAAACGTCGCACGGATTTATTCCCTGGGATGATCAGCATCACCTGTCGCTTTCGCAAACCAACGGCGAAGTGGACGGAAGATGGTTATTCGCGAACGCCAACAATACGCCCCGTGTTGCGCGCCTCGATTTGAAAACATTTAAAACCGTCGAAATTATCGAGTTGCCCAACTCCGCCGGAAATCACTCCTCGCCTTTTCTAACAGAAAACACCGAGTATGTGGTGGCCGGAACGCGCTTCGCTGTGCCAACGGATGATCAGAACGGCGATGTTCCTATTGATACTTTTAAAGAAAATTTCAAAGGCGTAATTTCCTTCATCGGAATTAATCCCGAAAGTGGCGATATGGATGTGTCGTTTCAAATTGAAGCGCCGGGTATCAACTTTGACCTTTCCCACGCAGGTAAAGGAAAATCCGCAGACTGGTTCTTCTTTTCCTGTTACAATTCGGAAAAAGCCAATACGTTGCTCGAAGTAAATGCCTCGCAAAATGATAAAGATTTTATCATGGCCGTGAACTGGAAAAAAGCAGCCGAATTAGCGAAAGCCGGAAAAGGCAGAAAAGTTGCCACCGAATACGTTCACAACAAATGGGATGAAAGCACGCACTCCGCAACGTCGACGATGAAAAAAGAAGTGTTGGTTCTTTCCGTGGAAGATATGAAAGACGCTATGTATTTTATTCCGTGTCCTAAATCTCCTCACGGCTGTGATGTTGATCCCACCGGCGAGTACATCGTAGGCTCTGGAAAATTGGCAGCTTTGATTCCTGTTTTCAGTTTTGATAAGATTCAGAAAGCTATTGCCGACAAAGCATTCAGTGGCGAATATGACGGCGTGAAGGTTATTAAATACGAAGCAGCACTTTACGGTGAAGTTCAAAAACCCGGTCTCGGCCCGCTTCATACGGAATTCGACGGACAGGGAAATGCAATTACATCGATGTTTGTTTCTTCGGAACTGGTAAGATGGAACATCAAAGACCTCAAAGTTATCGATCGTGTTCCAACGTACTATTCCACCGGTCACCTGATGATCCCGGGCGGAGATTCGAAAAAACCTTTTGGGAAGTATGTGGTAGCCTATAACAAAATCACAAAAGACCGCTATCTGCCCACCGGTCCGGAACTGGCGCAGTCTGCACAGCTCTTCGATATTTCGGGCGATAAAATGAAACTCCTGCTGGATTTTCCAACCTTTGGCGAACCGCATTACGCTCAGGCTTTACCTGCAGATATGATTTCGAAAAATCAGGTGAAATTCTTTAAAATTGGCGAGAACAACCATCCGTATGCTACGAAAGGCGAAGCTGAAAGTAAAGTCGTGCGCGAGGGGAACAAAGTTCATGTGTACATGACCTCGATTCGTTCTCACTTCGCGCCGGATAATATTGAAGGCATAAAAGTCGGCGACGAAGTGTATTTTCACGTTACGAATCTCGAACAGGATTGGGATGTGCCGCACGGATTCGCCATCAAAGGCAACGAAAATGCAGAACTCCTCATCATGCCCGGAGAAACCTGCACGCTGAAATGGGTTCCGAAAAAAGCCGGAATGTACCCAATGTACTGCACCGATTTCTGTAGTGCGCTGCACCAGGAAATGCAGGGTTACGTGCGGGTTTCGCCCACCGGAAGCAACACGCCGCTCATCTATTCTTTGAACAATAAAAAAGACAATGCACAAAGTCCTGTGAAAAAAGCGGAAACCAAATAA
- a CDS encoding nitrous oxide reductase accessory protein NosL: protein MKFSKILLAVASLTFMSCQQSGPKDFLLEKDQCDNCKMTIADITYATELITEKGRVYKFDDISCMTMYESAEAEKTANAKKYVIDASTGKFVELPKATLIKGGSIKSPMGGNTQAFASKEAAQKAAAKLGATLIN, encoded by the coding sequence ATGAAATTTTCCAAAATACTTCTTGCAGTCGCTTCTTTAACTTTCATGTCCTGTCAGCAAAGTGGCCCGAAAGATTTCCTGCTCGAAAAAGACCAGTGCGACAATTGTAAAATGACGATCGCCGACATTACGTACGCGACTGAACTCATCACCGAAAAAGGCAGAGTCTATAAATTCGACGATATCAGCTGTATGACAATGTATGAAAGTGCCGAAGCTGAAAAAACTGCAAACGCTAAAAAATACGTCATCGATGCGTCCACCGGGAAATTTGTAGAATTACCCAAAGCCACGCTGATTAAAGGCGGAAGCATTAAATCCCCCATGGGCGGCAACACGCAGGCCTTCGCCAGCAAAGAAGCCGCGCAGAAAGCTGCTGCAAAATTGGGCGCCACCCTCATCAATTAA
- a CDS encoding nitrous oxide reductase family maturation protein NosD, with protein sequence MFRFFLLFFPFLLFSNVLKVGKNDQYSTIKAAVAAAKSGDTIIVESGIYKEGNISIDKPISLIGVGRPVLDGQMKYEILSFRANHIVLKGFKIINSGEDEIVNIGAVRLYDSHFSTIENNIFENNYFGIYIQRGYRCLIQNNKITSKRATSQERSGDGIHAWVSEELWIKNNYIEGHKDGIYLEKVVNSYVFHNYSKKNLRYGLHFMFANNNVYVNNTFDDNNAGVAVMYSNNVGMAGNNFINNWGDASYGLLLKDISFSKIKHNRFQNNTTAILLDGVTKIDFFKNDFENNGWGMKISSNCMENKIINNNFINNVFDVSTTGSMTMNDFKKNYWDKYEGYDLNKDKIGDVPFHPLSLYSVLVENNPAVMLLFRTFFVDLLDKTEKIIPSLTPENFVDQQPLMQKIKI encoded by the coding sequence ATGTTCCGATTTTTTCTTTTATTTTTTCCGTTTCTGCTTTTTTCAAACGTGTTAAAGGTTGGGAAAAACGACCAGTATTCTACCATTAAAGCTGCTGTTGCTGCGGCCAAAAGCGGCGACACCATCATCGTAGAAAGCGGCATTTATAAGGAAGGCAACATCAGTATCGACAAACCCATATCGCTTATCGGTGTTGGCAGACCTGTTTTGGATGGCCAAATGAAATATGAGATCTTATCCTTCCGCGCGAATCACATCGTTTTGAAAGGTTTTAAAATCATCAATTCCGGGGAAGATGAAATCGTAAATATCGGGGCGGTTCGTCTCTACGACAGCCATTTTTCTACCATCGAAAATAATATTTTCGAAAATAATTATTTTGGAATTTATATTCAGCGCGGTTACCGGTGTTTAATTCAAAACAACAAAATCACGTCTAAAAGAGCAACTTCGCAGGAAAGAAGCGGCGACGGCATTCATGCCTGGGTGAGCGAAGAACTATGGATCAAAAACAATTATATAGAAGGTCATAAAGACGGAATTTATCTGGAAAAAGTCGTCAACTCTTACGTCTTCCACAATTATTCAAAGAAAAACTTACGCTACGGTCTGCATTTTATGTTTGCGAACAACAATGTTTACGTGAACAACACTTTCGATGACAATAATGCCGGGGTCGCCGTGATGTACAGCAATAATGTTGGAATGGCCGGAAATAATTTCATTAACAACTGGGGCGACGCGAGTTATGGTTTGCTGCTGAAAGACATCAGTTTCAGCAAAATAAAACACAACCGTTTTCAGAACAACACAACGGCTATCCTTTTGGACGGCGTTACGAAAATCGATTTCTTTAAAAATGATTTCGAAAATAACGGCTGGGGCATGAAAATAAGTTCCAACTGCATGGAAAACAAGATTATCAACAATAATTTCATCAACAATGTTTTCGACGTGAGCACCACGGGCAGCATGACGATGAATGATTTTAAGAAAAATTACTGGGACAAATATGAGGGCTACGATCTCAACAAAGACAAAATCGGCGATGTCCCGTTTCATCCCTTAAGTCTGTATTCCGTTCTTGTGGAAAACAATCCCGCTGTGATGCTTCTTTTTCGCACCTTTTTCGTCGATCTGCTCGACAAGACGGAAAAGATCATTCCGAGTTTAACGCCGGAAAATTTTGTGGACCAGCAACCTTTAATGCAAAAAATAAAGATTTAA
- a CDS encoding ABC transporter ATP-binding protein: MIEIKNLTKKFDRFTALDDLNLSFTNGKSIALVGPNGCGKTTLIKCILGLNVIETGDILVDGKSVKDDYLYRREIGYMPQIGRYPENMTIAQTLKMIKDTRKTSETHLDNELLESFELEKIYDKKMGTLSGGTTQKVSAVLAFMFDPKIIILDEPTAGLDPLASEILKNKIIQEKNKGKLIIITSHLLSELDDIVSEIVFINEGKIIVQQSVEDLMTERKAEKISESIISILKEMKTNSK; the protein is encoded by the coding sequence ATGATAGAAATTAAAAATTTAACGAAAAAATTCGATCGCTTTACCGCTTTGGATGATTTGAATTTATCGTTCACCAACGGGAAGTCCATCGCGCTCGTCGGCCCAAACGGCTGCGGAAAAACGACTTTGATAAAATGTATTTTAGGTTTAAATGTTATCGAAACCGGTGATATTTTGGTCGACGGAAAAAGCGTGAAAGACGATTACCTCTACCGCCGCGAAATCGGTTATATGCCGCAGATTGGGCGCTACCCGGAAAACATGACGATTGCGCAAACTCTGAAAATGATCAAAGACACGCGGAAAACCTCAGAAACCCATCTGGATAATGAACTTTTGGAATCTTTCGAGCTCGAAAAAATTTACGATAAGAAGATGGGAACGCTTTCCGGCGGAACCACGCAGAAAGTAAGTGCCGTTTTGGCCTTTATGTTCGATCCGAAAATCATCATCCTCGACGAACCCACGGCGGGACTCGATCCTTTGGCTTCAGAAATTTTAAAAAATAAAATCATTCAGGAAAAAAACAAGGGAAAACTCATCATCATTACGTCGCATTTGCTGAGCGAACTGGACGATATTGTGAGCGAAATTGTCTTCATTAACGAAGGGAAAATCATCGTGCAGCAATCGGTGGAAGACCTGATGACGGAGCGAAAAGCCGAAAAAATCTCCGAATCGATCATCAGTATTTTAAAGGAAATGAAAACCAATTCAAAGTAA
- a CDS encoding ABC transporter permease subunit: MNKIARFILFDILKNKIVIFYTVLLFIISWSVLGLESNYTKATLSLLNVVLLVVPLVSIIFSTIYVYNSNQFIELLLSQPVPRVKVWFNLFLGLSTALVFAFLIGCGIPILLYTSLATGFSLIIIGVLLSVIFTSFAMLSAILSRDRAKGIGISIFIWLFFSIIYDGILLMLMFQFADYPIEGVMATLAGLNPVGLARIFVLMQLNISAMLGYSGAVFKEVFGSGGGMGISMLILLIWATIPFVLSLIKFNKKDL; the protein is encoded by the coding sequence ATGAACAAGATCGCACGCTTTATCCTTTTCGATATTTTAAAAAACAAGATTGTCATTTTTTATACGGTTCTGCTTTTCATTATTTCCTGGTCGGTGCTCGGCCTCGAAAGCAATTACACGAAGGCCACGCTGAGCCTGCTAAATGTAGTTTTGCTCGTTGTTCCGCTGGTAAGCATTATTTTTTCAACGATTTACGTTTACAACAGCAATCAGTTCATCGAACTGCTTTTGAGTCAGCCCGTGCCGCGCGTGAAAGTTTGGTTTAATTTATTTCTGGGACTTTCCACGGCGTTGGTTTTCGCATTTTTAATCGGTTGCGGAATTCCGATTCTCCTCTACACCTCCCTGGCAACGGGATTTTCTTTGATTATTATCGGCGTTTTGCTCTCCGTTATTTTCACATCATTTGCGATGCTCTCTGCAATTTTAAGCCGCGACCGCGCCAAGGGCATTGGCATCTCCATTTTTATCTGGCTTTTTTTCAGCATTATTTATGATGGTATTCTTTTGATGCTGATGTTCCAGTTCGCCGATTATCCCATTGAAGGCGTGATGGCGACGCTGGCAGGTTTAAATCCTGTAGGTCTCGCGCGGATTTTCGTTTTGATGCAGCTGAACATTTCGGCCATGTTGGGTTACTCCGGTGCGGTTTTTAAAGAGGTCTTTGGTTCCGGCGGCGGCATGGGAATTTCAATGTTGATTCTGCTCATTTGGGCCACCATTCCTTTCGTTCTTTCTCTGATTAAATTCAACAAAAAAGACCTTTAA
- a CDS encoding Crp/Fnr family transcriptional regulator gives MFTKEILLKNKVPFLRFKKKDTLFREDQIAVNLYYLLEGEIKIYNIDSEGKEFLISTVSENMCLGEPPFLLGERYPANAIIVSDTAKVFCFNEELFQKFMIDHPEVLIEFTKEIARKAYDKTMKLKSIVHLNPHERILNYLKIHKRGLGLEADEKTLIDVTRKEMANSTGLAVETVIRTVKKMEREQHLELINHKIYY, from the coding sequence ATGTTCACCAAAGAAATTTTATTGAAAAATAAAGTTCCGTTTCTGCGTTTCAAGAAAAAAGACACCCTTTTTCGGGAGGATCAAATAGCAGTCAACCTCTATTATTTGTTGGAAGGCGAGATCAAAATTTACAATATCGATTCTGAAGGCAAAGAATTTTTAATCAGCACCGTAAGCGAAAATATGTGTCTGGGCGAACCGCCGTTTCTGCTGGGCGAACGCTATCCCGCGAATGCGATTATCGTGAGCGATACGGCGAAAGTGTTCTGTTTTAACGAGGAACTATTTCAGAAATTTATGATCGATCATCCCGAAGTTCTCATCGAATTTACGAAAGAAATTGCGCGGAAAGCCTACGATAAAACGATGAAGCTGAAATCCATCGTCCATTTAAATCCCCACGAACGAATCCTGAATTATCTCAAAATTCACAAAAGAGGTTTAGGCCTGGAAGCCGACGAAAAAACACTCATCGATGTAACGCGGAAAGAAATGGCAAATTCTACAGGTTTAGCCGTCGAAACCGTGATCCGCACCGTAAAAAAAATGGAACGGGAACAACATTTAGAGTTAATTAATCATAAAATTTATTACTAA